The Coffea eugenioides isolate CCC68of chromosome 8, Ceug_1.0, whole genome shotgun sequence genome has a segment encoding these proteins:
- the LOC113780326 gene encoding putative disease resistance protein RGA1 yields the protein MEAFVGILVDTLNSMIEEELGLLCGVATNMQKLSRLLSTIKAVLEDAEQKQFTNKPILQWLQELNVVAHEIDDVLDDYAAEASRVKYKNSVRFSLMCYPVAGNLVFRHRIGKRMKQILEKFNAIADERIKLDLSDQKRGSYFNASLETGSMVNEPEVLGRDEEKEQIVHILMKEKDRDDQNASILPIVGVGGLGKTTLAQLVFNDERIAKHFEPKLWVWVSEDFDGKRIIKALIESVEKTSIGDLALNTLQRKLQELLRGKRYLIVLDDVWNENTREWKKLKSVLECGSSGSSIVVTTRKQKVAEIMRTLETRYLLSLSDDQCWSLFRQQAFDCQEKQERLEAIGREIVKKCGGVPLAAKALGGFLRFKSEAEWNSVKCSELWNLPEDETHILPALRLSYLNLPVELRGCFAYCAVFPKGSKIEKEEVIHLWMANGLISSNGTMEVEDVGDAVVTELHHRSLFQAVEKDEFGLVHDDTFEMHDLVHDLARSVMEAKHGGTESNRTMMLDLRDDQLTMAFPITITGIDQFSSFLSKCGSLRALIVRSLREIVIEFTELPPAVSKKFTELPPAVSKLKHLRHLNLSRSSIVELPNSICDLWNLQILNLNDCKYLRSLPKGMRFLRNLRHLCLQGCGNLTHMPSGIGKLTCLRTLSMVVLGGKSGFRLSELRGLNNLREELTIEHLERVEDKKHAKEACLIRKQSLRKLRLNWDSKSTFQQYNDEEVLEALKPCPSLQYLSISGFEGSSLFPSWISTVTEVDVVESAAEYIVGAQESTAASAAMSPSSLKQLELENMPNLKGMLGREVQGTPGVFSQLQSLSFYRCPMLTLPLPRMPSLKELHIEQCPNMAWASISNLTSLNSLRIMDIEGFSCFPEEMLQNLSLLESLEIRWVSDLRALPRSLASLTALKELTIDHCLELESLPEEGLRGLASLQKLDIEGCYNLVSLSMGTKALKSLTHLRIARSNMADLPEEDHSIEPSTIPGNKFIQLFAARKSFHIYHVTIQSTILSNLAERR from the exons ATGGAAGCATTTGTGGGAATTCTCGTAGATACTTTGAATTCCATGATCGAGGAGGAGCTTGGATTGCTTTGTGGCGTTGCAACCAACATGCAAAAGCTTTCACGCTTGCTCTCTACCATCAAGGCAGTACTTGAAGATGCTGAGCAGAAGCAATTCACAAACAAGCCAATACTACAGTGGCTTCAGGAGCTCAATGTTGTTGCCCATGAAATCGATGATGTATTGGATGACTACGCTGCTGAAGCCTCAAGAGTCAAGTACAAAAATTCTGTTCGTTTTAGTTTGATGTGTTATCCTGTAGCAGGAAACTTAGTGTTTCGTCACAGGATTGGGAAAAGGATGAAGCAGATCCTTGAAAAATTTAATGCAATAGCTGATGAGCGAATAAAGCTTGATTTGAGTGATCAGAAGCGTGGGAGCTATTTCAATGCAAGCCTTGAGACTGGATCCATGGTAAATGAACCTGAAGTTCTTGGAAg GGATGAGGAAAAAGAGCAGATTGTACACATCTTGATGAAAGAAAAGGATAGAGATGATCAGAATGCATCAATTCTCCCTATAGTGGGTGTTGGAGGCCTTGGAAAGACAACACTTGCCCAATTGGTGTTTAATGATGAGCGCATAGCCAAGCATTTTGAGCCAAAACTCTGGGTTTGGGTTTCAGAGGATTTCGATGGGAAGAGGATTATAAAAGCCTTAATTGAGTCTGTAGAAAAGACTTCTATTGGAGACTTAGCCTtgaatactcttcaaagaaagcTTCAAGAGTTGTTGAGAGGGAAAAGATACTTGATTGTACTGGATGATGTATGGAATGAGAATACACGGGAATGGAAGAAGCTGAAATCTGTTCTGGAATGCGGATCAAGTGGTAGTTCAATTGTGGTGACAACTCGTAAGCAAAAGGTTGCTGAAATAATGCGCACATTAGAGACACGTTATCTATTGAGTTTGTCAGACGATCAGTGTTGGTCACTGTTCAGGCAACAGGCATTTGATTGTCAGGAGAAGCAAGAAAGACTTGAAGCTATTGGAAGAGAGATTGTAAAAAAGTGTGGCGGTGTTCCACTAGCTGCAAAGGCTCTTGGAGGCTTTCTACGATTTAAGTCGGAAGCGGAATGGAACTCCGTGAAATGCAGTGAGCTTTGGAACTTACCTGAAGATGAAACACATATCTTGCCCGCATTGAGATTGAGCTACCTTAATCTTCCAGTAGAGTTGAGAGGTTGCTTTGCATATTGTGCTGTATTTCCCAAGGGctctaaaattgaaaaagaggAGGTAATACATTTGTGGATGGCAAATGGATTGATTTCTTCTAATGGAACGATGGAAGTGGAAGATGTTGGTGATGCTGTGGTGACTGAACTACATCATAGATCACTGTTCCAAGCTGTGGAGAAAGATGAATTTGGCCTTGTCCATGATGACACTTTTGAGATGCATGACCTTGTCCATGATCTGGCTCGATCCGTAATGGAGGCTAAACACGGTGGAACAGAGTCAAACAGAACCATGATGTTGGATTTGCGAGATGATCAGCTAACAATGGCTTTTCCTATTACAATCACAGGCATTGACcagttttcttctttcttgtcaAAATGTGGTTCCCTGAGGGCGCTCATTGTAAGGTCCCTGAGAGAAATAGTTATAGAGTTTACAGAGCTGCCACCTGCAGTAAGCAAAAAGTTTACAGAGCTGCCACCTGCAGTAAGCAAACTGAAACATTTAAGGCATCTAAATCTTTCAAGATCCAGCATTGTTGAACTACCCAATTCAATTTGTGACTTGTGGAATTTGCAAATTTTAAACCTAAATGATTGTAAATATCTTCGGAGCCTACCCAAGGGCATGAGATTCCTCAGAAATCTTCGACATCTTTGTCTACAGGGGTGTGGGAATTTGACACACATGCCAAGTggaattggaaagctaactTGCCTGCGGACGTTGAGTATGGTCGTCTTGGGTGGCAAAAGTGGCTTCCGGCTAAGTGAGTTGCGAGGCTTAAATAACCTTCGAGAAGAGCTAACAATTGAGCACCTTGAGAGGGTTGAAGACAAAAAGCATGCAAAAGAAGCTTGCTTAATTAGAAAACAGAGTCTCCGCAAGTTGCGTTTGAATTGGGATTCCAAAAGCACGTTTCAACAGTACAACGATGAGGAAGTGCTTGAAGCCTTGAAACCCTGCCCCAGCCTTCAATATCTGAGTATAAGCGGCTTCGAAGGTTCATCATTATTTCCATCTTGGATTTCAACTGTAACAGAAGTTGATGTGGTGGAAAGTGCAGCAGAGTACATAGTTGGGGCCCAGGAGAGTACCGCCGCTAGTGCTGCAATGTCCCCATCTTCGTTGAAACAGCTGGAGTTAGAGAACATGCCCAACCTAAAAGGAATGTTAGGAAGAGAAGTCCAAGGTACTCCAGGAGTATTCTCTCAACTTCAATCCTTGTCCTTTTATCGTTGTCCAATGTTGACATTGCCATTGCCACGTATGCCATCCCTGAAGGAGTTACATATCGAGCAGTGCCCGAACATGGCATGGGCTTCAATCTCCAATCTCACTAGTCTCAACTCCCTTAGAATTATGGACATTGAAGGGTTCAGTTGTTTTCCAGAAGAGATGCTACAAAATCTTAGTCTTCTTGAATCCCTGGAAATTCGGTGGGTGAGTGATCTGCGAGCCTTACCCAGAAGCTTGGCTAGCCTCACGGCTTTGAAGGAATTGACCATCGACCACTGTCTCGAGCTGGAGTCTCTGCCAGAAGAAGGATTGCGAGGCCTTGCTTCTTTGCAGAAACTCGATATCGAGGGATGCTATAATTTGGTGAGTCTCTCAATGGGGACTAAAGCCCTCAAATCCCTGACTCATCTACGCATCGCAAGGTCAAACATGGCAGATCTGCCAGAGGAAGACCACTCCATTGAGCCTTCTACCATACCAGGGAACAAATTTATCCAACTTTTTGCTGCAAGGAAGAGTTTTCATATTTACCATGTAACAATCCAAAGCACCATTCTCAGTAATTTGGCAGAAAGAAGATGA